The proteins below come from a single Mesorhizobium loti genomic window:
- a CDS encoding EscU/YscU/HrcU family type III secretion system export apparatus switch protein, producing MSDTSEEKNHAATPTKLREARKNGQIPRSADFVRAAGTCAGFGYLWLRGSVIEDKCQEALLLVDKLQNLPFDIAVRQALVLLIELTLGAVGPLLGALVAAVILAGLIANGGFVFSLEPMKPKFEKIDPFQGLKRMVSARSAVELGKTLFKVVVLSTTFLILLFGMWKTVIYLPVCGMGCLGLVFTEAKLLMGIGAGALLVGGLIDLLLQRSLFLREMRMTKTEVTRELKEQQGTPELKSERRRIRDETAGEPPLGLNRATLIFRGKAILVGLRYIRGETGVPVLVCRAEGEAASHMFCEAQALHLTIVDDHVLAHQLISATKLGNAVPRQHFEPVARALFAAGLA from the coding sequence ATGAGCGACACGAGTGAAGAAAAGAATCACGCCGCCACCCCGACGAAGCTAAGGGAAGCGCGCAAAAACGGGCAGATACCGCGCAGCGCCGATTTCGTCCGCGCGGCCGGCACTTGCGCTGGGTTCGGCTACCTTTGGCTGAGAGGGAGCGTGATCGAAGACAAATGCCAGGAAGCGCTATTATTGGTCGACAAGCTGCAGAACCTTCCTTTCGATATCGCGGTCCGGCAGGCATTGGTCCTGCTGATCGAACTCACCCTGGGGGCCGTTGGCCCGCTGCTTGGAGCTCTCGTCGCCGCGGTAATTTTGGCGGGATTGATAGCCAATGGTGGATTTGTCTTCTCTCTCGAGCCTATGAAGCCCAAGTTTGAGAAGATTGACCCTTTTCAAGGGCTGAAACGCATGGTGTCTGCGCGTTCAGCAGTCGAGCTTGGGAAGACACTGTTTAAGGTAGTGGTCCTCAGCACCACCTTTCTTATCTTGCTTTTCGGCATGTGGAAGACGGTGATCTATCTGCCAGTCTGCGGCATGGGCTGTCTCGGCTTGGTCTTTACGGAGGCGAAACTGCTGATGGGGATTGGCGCCGGTGCACTTCTGGTGGGCGGGCTGATCGATCTCCTGTTGCAGCGTTCGTTGTTTCTGCGCGAAATGCGCATGACCAAGACCGAAGTGACGCGCGAGTTGAAGGAACAGCAGGGGACGCCAGAGTTGAAGAGTGAACGGCGTCGCATCCGCGACGAGACGGCTGGCGAGCCTCCGCTTGGGTTGAATCGCGCCACGTTGATCTTCAGAGGAAAGGCGATACTGGTCGGTCTTCGCTACATTCGTGGTGAGACCGGGGTGCCGGTCCTAGTTTGCCGCGCCGAGGGCGAGGCCGCTTCGCACATGTTCTGTGAGGCGCAGGCCCTACATCTCACTATTGTTGATGATCATGTCCTAGCGCATCAGCTCATCAGCGCGACGAAACTGGGCAACGCCGTTCCCAGGCAACATTTCGAGCCCGTCGCGAGAGCACTCTTCGCCGCAGGCTTAGCCTAG
- the sctL gene encoding type III secretion system stator protein SctL, which translates to MTADVSAAPVAPQMRPVGPLIPASELEIWQCAAEARAAAERHQQRVRSWARAAYQRERARGQIEGLNAGAEELARLIAGTVSEVAQRKAVLEQELPQLVMEVLSDILGAFDPGELLVRAVRHAIERKYSGAEVCLHVCPMQVDMLAREFAGCDGREGRPRVRIDPDPTLSLQQCVLWSEYGNVDLGLDAQMRALRLGFGLLSEEGEP; encoded by the coding sequence ATGACAGCCGATGTTTCCGCGGCGCCCGTCGCACCGCAAATGCGCCCAGTTGGGCCACTGATACCGGCAAGTGAGCTCGAAATCTGGCAGTGCGCCGCAGAGGCGCGCGCTGCGGCAGAACGGCATCAGCAGCGGGTTCGCAGTTGGGCACGCGCCGCTTATCAGCGTGAGCGGGCGCGCGGCCAAATCGAGGGTTTGAATGCAGGCGCGGAGGAATTGGCACGGCTGATTGCGGGGACAGTCTCCGAAGTGGCGCAACGAAAGGCGGTTCTGGAGCAGGAACTGCCACAGCTCGTGATGGAGGTCCTAAGCGATATTCTGGGCGCTTTCGACCCGGGTGAGCTGTTGGTGAGGGCTGTTCGTCACGCCATTGAGCGCAAATACAGCGGCGCGGAAGTTTGCCTTCATGTATGCCCCATGCAAGTCGATATGCTCGCGCGCGAGTTTGCTGGATGCGACGGAAGGGAGGGTCGGCCGAGGGTTCGGATCGATCCGGATCCGACGTTGTCGCTTCAACAGTGCGTGCTGTGGAGCGAGTATGGCAATGTCGATCTGGGACTTGACGCACAGATGCGCGCGCTGCGTCTCGGCTTCGGGTTGCTGTCTGAGGAAGGCGAACCGTGA
- a CDS encoding nodulation protein NolU, with product MIFSMPISMQTSDRDHSSQLRSVYWSKLAASAHPTRIAACLDPTLTAATVVQLQTCARLQPKLAELLLDNDTDSNGCGWGPDLLQGHDPSRAALFAGSVWHARSLLKLVSQRHLTVLVEHIGADAHAFGIRHLAYAITGSLIADPKKLALQIEHDGHACLGAWLDQSPVLERNRVLLRLPLGTAAENPAPEHGNASGQLFSLVLAHFESEIPAL from the coding sequence GTGATATTCTCAATGCCCATTTCGATGCAGACTAGCGATCGCGATCATTCGTCGCAATTACGTTCCGTGTACTGGAGCAAGCTTGCTGCTTCGGCCCATCCGACTCGTATTGCCGCCTGTCTGGATCCGACGTTAACGGCTGCGACAGTGGTGCAGCTGCAGACCTGTGCCAGGCTGCAGCCAAAATTGGCAGAATTGCTGCTTGACAATGACACGGATTCGAACGGATGCGGCTGGGGGCCGGATCTTCTGCAGGGGCATGACCCGAGTCGGGCTGCCCTCTTTGCGGGCAGTGTTTGGCATGCTCGTTCGCTGCTGAAGCTTGTTTCACAACGTCACCTCACGGTGCTAGTTGAACATATCGGCGCTGATGCGCACGCTTTTGGCATCCGACATCTGGCGTATGCGATCACAGGCAGTTTGATCGCTGATCCGAAAAAACTCGCGCTCCAAATTGAACACGATGGACATGCCTGCCTTGGTGCTTGGCTCGATCAGAGTCCAGTGCTTGAGCGTAACCGCGTGCTTCTACGGTTGCCCCTCGGGACAGCCGCCGAGAATCCAGCGCCCGAGCACGGCAATGCCTCAGGCCAGTTGTTTTCGCTCGTGCTAGCCCATTTTGAGTCGGAGATCCCGGCGCTATGA
- a CDS encoding nodulation protein NolW yields MPRTLIRSTILHSLKRLLCVGFFLSAGIQTTVGAPLSLPSTPYRYTVLDQDLTAALQEFGNNLNIRVNISAEVKGRIRGRMPDLPPREFLDRLTSLYHLQWYYDGLVLYVSAAKEAQTRMLVLTSIRFDAFNGALDRLGISDDRYVVRPTPGNGLVLVSGPPRFIALVEQTFNGLVAEAQAQPHVAETPPRESVLILFRGSSTTVVRNGQPEVSYSSDVPQPDSVAGKPELSQR; encoded by the coding sequence ATGCCAAGAACGCTCATACGATCCACCATCCTGCACAGCTTGAAAAGACTTCTCTGTGTCGGGTTTTTTCTCTCCGCCGGCATCCAAACAACTGTCGGCGCCCCCCTATCGCTTCCCTCGACACCCTATAGGTATACGGTTCTAGATCAGGATCTCACTGCCGCGTTGCAGGAGTTCGGCAACAACCTGAACATCAGGGTCAATATCAGCGCCGAGGTGAAGGGGCGGATTCGCGGGCGTATGCCGGATTTGCCACCGCGCGAGTTCCTGGACCGCTTGACCAGCCTGTACCATCTCCAATGGTACTATGATGGGCTTGTGCTCTATGTGTCCGCTGCAAAAGAAGCGCAAACTCGGATGCTCGTGCTCACTTCGATTCGTTTCGATGCCTTCAACGGCGCCCTCGATAGGCTTGGCATCTCCGATGACCGCTATGTAGTGAGACCCACGCCCGGAAATGGCCTCGTCCTTGTTTCCGGTCCACCGCGCTTCATCGCGCTCGTGGAGCAGACGTTCAACGGCCTTGTGGCCGAGGCGCAGGCGCAGCCTCACGTCGCTGAGACGCCGCCAAGGGAATCGGTACTGATATTGTTTCGGGGTTCCTCCACCACGGTCGTCCGTAACGGACAACCGGAAGTCTCTTATTCTTCTGACGTGCCGCAACCGGATAGCGTTGCAGGGAAGCCTGAGCTGAGCCAGAGATGA
- the sctJ gene encoding type III secretion inner membrane ring lipoprotein SctJ: MIGLAHGEIMRSRPSGRRSLHFVVLPLLFALSGCKVDLYTQLQEREANEMLALLIDNGVDAVRVAAKDGTSTIQVDEKLIAFSINLLNAKGLPRQSFKNIGEIFEGSGLIASPTEERARYVYALSEELSRTISDIDGVFSVRVHVVLPNNDLLRAGGTPSSASVFIRHDAKANLSVLLPKIKMLVADSIEGLSYEKVEVVLVPVERSVHEQPSVPATALAQASKSFPAPLLAIVIGVAAAVFAVACYLLASVLRHRRRQSSGELSKIGGRSGVSVVEAIRKKSLAVRHR; this comes from the coding sequence ATGATTGGCTTAGCCCATGGCGAAATCATGCGTAGTCGCCCGTCTGGTCGGCGATCGCTTCATTTTGTCGTGCTGCCACTTCTCTTCGCCTTGAGTGGTTGCAAGGTCGATCTCTACACGCAATTGCAGGAGCGCGAGGCGAATGAGATGCTGGCGCTTCTGATAGACAACGGAGTTGACGCGGTCCGGGTTGCCGCTAAGGACGGGACCAGCACGATCCAGGTCGACGAAAAGCTCATTGCCTTCTCAATCAACCTCTTGAATGCCAAGGGGCTGCCGCGCCAGTCTTTCAAGAACATCGGCGAGATATTCGAAGGATCAGGACTGATTGCCTCGCCGACCGAGGAGCGTGCCCGTTACGTTTATGCTCTGAGCGAAGAGTTGTCGCGCACGATCAGCGATATTGATGGCGTCTTCTCAGTACGTGTTCATGTCGTTCTGCCGAATAACGACCTGTTACGAGCGGGCGGCACGCCATCCTCGGCCTCGGTCTTTATCCGGCACGACGCCAAAGCAAATCTTTCCGTTCTGCTGCCGAAAATAAAGATGCTCGTCGCCGACAGCATCGAAGGCTTGTCCTACGAAAAGGTCGAAGTGGTTTTGGTGCCAGTGGAACGGTCCGTACATGAGCAACCCTCCGTACCGGCGACTGCGTTGGCCCAAGCGTCTAAATCCTTTCCTGCGCCACTTCTGGCGATCGTGATTGGTGTTGCCGCAGCTGTATTCGCTGTGGCGTGCTATCTCTTAGCAAGTGTTCTTCGGCATCGGCGCAGACAATCATCGGGCGAATTATCCAAGATCGGGGGCCGCTCGGGTGTTTCCGTTGTCGAGGCCATTCGAAAAAAATCATTGGCCGTGCGGCATAGGTGA
- the sctQ gene encoding type III secretion system cytoplasmic ring protein SctQ, whose product MQFRAALVTTVVRPAILEPALTLSHEVASWLNDIATSRTPFQSRIGDKSLSLRMGGVVWQQEPTAIPMLDCIWRVGGEMVVLSLSRPLVEALVSTVQSDLAFPSEPTASLILELALEPLIARLEHRTQRSVHLLCVREAMTPAPYLDLDIVFGPVSGKGRLCLFSPLDGLVPTAFRALGGLIGQLPRQPRGLSTELPVIVAGEIGTLRVPAALLRRACAGDALIPDIAPFGRGQITLSVGQLWTEADHEGDHLILRAPFRPRSCPLENAHMKQPESQLGPSEADLDEIEIMLVFECGRWPIPLGELRSAGEGHVFELGRPIDGPVDIVANGRRIGRGDIVRIGDELGIRLCGRLACND is encoded by the coding sequence GTGCAGTTTAGAGCCGCTTTGGTAACCACTGTGGTCAGACCCGCTATACTCGAACCAGCGCTAACACTGTCCCACGAGGTCGCCTCGTGGCTCAATGATATAGCGACTTCCCGCACGCCGTTTCAGAGCCGGATCGGCGACAAGTCGCTATCGCTGCGGATGGGCGGAGTTGTGTGGCAGCAGGAACCTACTGCCATTCCGATGCTTGACTGCATTTGGCGGGTGGGAGGTGAAATGGTCGTCTTGTCGCTGTCCCGACCGCTTGTAGAGGCGCTCGTCTCGACAGTGCAGAGTGACCTTGCTTTCCCTTCCGAGCCAACTGCTTCGCTCATTCTCGAACTTGCACTCGAGCCGCTGATAGCTCGCCTGGAGCATAGGACACAGCGGAGCGTGCACCTCCTTTGCGTGCGTGAAGCCATGACACCGGCACCTTATCTCGATCTGGATATCGTCTTCGGTCCCGTCAGTGGCAAGGGTCGTCTGTGCCTGTTCTCGCCTCTTGATGGCTTGGTGCCGACTGCGTTCCGCGCTTTGGGCGGACTGATTGGGCAGTTGCCGCGACAGCCGCGCGGGCTTTCCACAGAGCTTCCGGTCATAGTTGCAGGAGAGATCGGCACGCTTCGCGTTCCGGCGGCGCTTCTTCGAAGAGCATGTGCCGGTGATGCTCTGATACCAGACATAGCGCCGTTCGGCCGTGGCCAGATCACCCTATCAGTGGGTCAGTTATGGACCGAGGCAGATCATGAGGGCGACCACCTAATCCTGCGGGCGCCTTTCCGCCCGCGATCGTGCCCGTTGGAGAATGCGCATATGAAACAACCCGAATCTCAACTAGGGCCGTCGGAAGCCGATCTCGACGAAATCGAGATCATGCTTGTCTTTGAATGCGGCCGCTGGCCTATCCCTCTAGGAGAATTGAGGAGTGCCGGCGAAGGACATGTTTTCGAACTTGGTCGGCCGATCGATGGTCCAGTCGACATAGTTGCTAATGGTCGGCGTATCGGGCGTGGCGACATTGTGCGCATCGGAGATGAGTTGGGCATCAGACTCTGCGGCAGATTGGCATGCAATGACTGA
- a CDS encoding EscS/YscS/HrcS family type III secretion system export apparatus protein: MTESTIVTLMSQSLMVFMIWVLPPLIASVVVGLGIGIIQAATQIQDESLPLTVKLLVVVAVIGLFAPVLSAPLIELADQIFTEFPAMTPSY, encoded by the coding sequence ATTACTGAATCGACTATTGTCACACTTATGAGCCAATCTTTGATGGTTTTCATGATCTGGGTTCTGCCGCCGCTCATTGCATCGGTGGTTGTTGGCCTGGGCATTGGCATCATCCAGGCGGCAACGCAGATTCAGGATGAAAGCTTGCCGCTCACGGTGAAGCTTCTGGTCGTTGTCGCGGTAATTGGCCTGTTTGCCCCTGTGCTCAGCGCCCCGCTCATAGAGCTTGCCGACCAGATCTTTACTGAGTTTCCCGCAATGACACCAAGCTACTAG
- the sctN gene encoding type III secretion system ATPase SctN produces MTTPVPEHSNFAGIRAPDPAISSLRSAAKQIDTRVVRGRITRAIGTLVHAVLPDTRIGEICLLQDPRTGLSLEAEVIGLLDDGVLLTPIGDLVGLSSRTEVVATGRMREVPVGPDLLGRVIDSRCRPLDGKGEVKTAETRPLRGRAPNPMTRRIVERPFPLGVRALDGLLTCGEGQRIGIYGEPGCGKSTLLSQIVKGAAADVVIVALIGERGREVREFIERHLGEAGLRRTVVVVETSDRSAVERAQCAPMATALAEYFREQGLRVALMMDSLTRFCRAMREIGLAAGEPPTRRGFPPSVFGMLPGLLERAGMGERGSITAFYTVLVEGDGTGDPIAEESRGILDGHVVLSRAIAARSHFPAIDVLQSRSRVMDAVVSGTHRKAASFFRDLLSRYAENEFLINVGEYKQGGDPLTDRAVASIGELREFLCQTEGEASHFEETVAWMSRLTA; encoded by the coding sequence GTGACCACACCGGTACCAGAGCATAGTAATTTCGCTGGCATCCGGGCTCCCGATCCGGCGATCTCGTCTTTGAGGTCTGCAGCAAAGCAAATCGACACGCGTGTGGTGCGCGGACGGATCACACGGGCTATCGGTACACTGGTCCATGCTGTCTTGCCGGACACTCGTATTGGGGAAATTTGTCTCCTACAGGATCCGCGAACCGGACTGTCGCTGGAAGCCGAGGTGATCGGCCTGTTGGATGATGGGGTGTTGCTTACGCCGATCGGCGACTTGGTCGGCCTGTCCAGCCGCACAGAAGTCGTGGCCACCGGACGAATGCGTGAAGTGCCAGTCGGCCCCGATTTGCTCGGCCGCGTGATTGACAGCCGTTGCCGTCCACTTGACGGCAAAGGCGAAGTTAAAACGGCCGAAACTCGTCCGCTGCGCGGCAGGGCACCCAATCCGATGACAAGGCGCATTGTTGAGCGGCCATTCCCGCTCGGAGTCCGTGCCCTGGATGGTCTCCTGACATGCGGCGAGGGCCAGCGAATCGGGATCTATGGCGAGCCTGGTTGTGGCAAGTCGACGTTATTGTCGCAGATCGTAAAAGGTGCCGCCGCTGACGTTGTCATTGTCGCCCTCATAGGCGAACGCGGACGTGAAGTTCGTGAATTCATCGAGCGGCATCTTGGGGAGGCCGGCCTGCGCCGTACGGTCGTTGTCGTTGAAACGTCCGACCGCTCAGCAGTGGAGCGGGCGCAATGTGCTCCTATGGCGACTGCGCTCGCCGAATATTTTCGCGAACAGGGACTACGCGTCGCTCTGATGATGGACTCGCTGACGCGCTTCTGCCGCGCCATGCGAGAAATAGGCCTCGCTGCTGGTGAGCCGCCGACCCGACGGGGCTTTCCTCCTTCCGTGTTTGGCATGCTGCCAGGCCTGCTGGAGCGGGCCGGCATGGGTGAGCGCGGCTCGATCACGGCCTTCTACACTGTGCTTGTCGAAGGTGATGGCACAGGTGATCCAATCGCCGAGGAATCGCGCGGCATTCTCGATGGCCATGTCGTCCTCTCACGCGCTATCGCGGCGCGATCGCATTTCCCCGCTATCGATGTGCTGCAGAGTCGCAGCCGCGTGATGGATGCGGTCGTTTCTGGGACACATCGCAAGGCAGCATCCTTCTTCCGCGATCTCCTGTCGCGCTATGCCGAGAACGAGTTTTTGATCAATGTCGGCGAATACAAGCAAGGCGGCGACCCCCTAACTGACCGGGCTGTCGCGTCGATTGGCGAGCTGAGGGAATTTTTGTGCCAGACCGAAGGCGAGGCGTCGCATTTCGAGGAGACGGTCGCATGGATGTCGCGTCTGACCGCGTGA
- a CDS encoding nodulation protein NolB: MMMPVTSIPASVTDSLSRVGSPSFGEQAQFDHALAQAAASMKSDTAAAAPVPPPLDVQRATAQTSPLGHRVLQAISSMHGDNAVTSAAPDHQVALPKGALPGAAERLPVEGGATGTSDVPRAGGDFEAMVAGLRDLYNGVTQVALVSKGVSGITSSVNKLIKEG; this comes from the coding sequence ATGATGATGCCTGTCACGTCGATCCCTGCCAGTGTTACTGACAGTCTCTCCAGAGTTGGCTCACCGTCATTCGGCGAGCAGGCCCAGTTTGACCACGCTCTAGCCCAGGCGGCTGCCTCGATGAAAAGCGATACCGCTGCGGCGGCGCCTGTTCCTCCGCCCTTGGATGTTCAACGCGCAACTGCGCAGACAAGTCCACTGGGACACCGCGTGCTGCAGGCGATTTCTTCGATGCACGGGGACAATGCAGTTACTTCTGCCGCGCCCGACCATCAGGTAGCCCTTCCGAAGGGCGCTCTACCGGGTGCGGCTGAGAGGCTTCCGGTCGAAGGTGGGGCAACGGGGACGTCGGACGTTCCGCGAGCAGGGGGTGACTTCGAAGCGATGGTTGCTGGTCTGCGGGATCTCTACAACGGCGTCACCCAGGTTGCGCTTGTTTCCAAAGGTGTCAGCGGCATCACCTCATCGGTGAACAAACTAATAAAAGAAGGATGA
- the sctT gene encoding type III secretion system export apparatus subunit SctT, which yields MYASSGEIQILIHAALELVVAASLGAARAIGIMLVLPVFTRSQVGGLIRSCLAVAFGLPCLAQVSDGLRALDPETVLIHVTLLGLKEVFVGVLLGTLLGIPLWGLQAAGEFIDNQRGITSPSAPTDPATNSQASAMGVFLGITAITIFVASGGMEAVISALYGSYLIWPVFRFHPTLSPQGAMELLGLLDHIMRTTLLVSGPVVIFLLLVDVSMMILRRFAPQFKSSQLSPTLKNIGFPIIMVTYTAYLVEGMKLEIAQANGALEWFGKLLK from the coding sequence ATGTATGCGTCATCGGGCGAGATTCAAATCCTGATCCATGCGGCTCTCGAGCTCGTCGTTGCGGCCAGTCTTGGCGCAGCCCGCGCGATAGGCATTATGCTGGTACTTCCTGTATTTACACGATCTCAGGTCGGTGGGCTGATCCGCAGCTGCCTGGCTGTTGCCTTCGGACTGCCGTGCTTGGCACAGGTGAGCGACGGGCTGCGCGCGCTGGATCCTGAAACGGTTCTAATCCATGTAACTCTGCTCGGTTTGAAGGAGGTTTTTGTCGGCGTGCTACTTGGCACTTTGCTCGGCATCCCCCTATGGGGCCTTCAGGCGGCTGGTGAGTTTATCGATAACCAACGTGGCATCACCAGCCCGTCCGCTCCGACCGACCCCGCAACGAACAGCCAGGCTTCCGCTATGGGCGTTTTTCTCGGGATCACTGCAATCACGATCTTCGTCGCATCAGGAGGTATGGAGGCTGTCATCAGTGCTCTTTATGGCAGCTACCTGATCTGGCCCGTTTTTCGGTTTCACCCCACATTGAGCCCGCAAGGAGCAATGGAGCTATTAGGGCTCCTCGACCACATTATGCGCACGACATTATTGGTCTCCGGCCCTGTAGTGATCTTCCTGCTGCTGGTGGATGTATCAATGATGATACTCCGTCGCTTTGCGCCGCAATTCAAGTCGAGCCAACTGTCCCCGACGCTCAAGAATATCGGCTTTCCGATTATCATGGTCACCTACACCGCCTATCTGGTCGAGGGCATGAAACTGGAGATTGCACAAGCGAATGGCGCGCTTGAGTGGTTCGGCAAGTTGCTGAAATGA
- the sctR gene encoding type III secretion system export apparatus subunit SctR gives MTEIQPAILTLLAVTAGLGLLVLAVATTTAFVKVSVVLFLVRNALGTQTIPPNVVLYAAALILTMFVSAPVIEQTYDRLTDPKLRYQTIDDWISAAQEGSEPLRDHLKKFTNEEQRRFFLSSTEKVWPEEMRAKATPDDFAILVPSFLISELKRAFEIGFLLYLPFIVIDLIVTTILMAMGMSMVSPTVISVPFKLFLFVAIDGWSRLMHGLVLSYTIPGG, from the coding sequence ATGACTGAGATTCAGCCGGCCATCCTGACGCTTCTTGCGGTTACCGCCGGACTCGGGCTGCTGGTTTTAGCAGTCGCCACGACGACGGCGTTCGTAAAGGTATCGGTTGTTCTATTCCTCGTCCGCAATGCGCTCGGGACCCAGACGATACCACCGAACGTGGTACTATACGCCGCGGCATTGATCCTCACCATGTTCGTTAGCGCGCCTGTTATTGAACAGACCTATGATCGCCTCACAGATCCGAAACTGCGTTATCAGACGATCGATGACTGGATAAGCGCCGCTCAAGAAGGAAGTGAACCCTTGCGCGATCATCTCAAGAAGTTCACGAACGAAGAGCAGCGGCGATTTTTCCTTTCCTCGACTGAAAAAGTCTGGCCAGAGGAAATGCGCGCCAAAGCCACACCTGATGATTTTGCCATTCTCGTACCATCTTTTCTAATTTCAGAACTCAAGCGTGCATTCGAAATCGGCTTTCTCCTTTATCTGCCCTTTATCGTCATCGATCTTATCGTAACGACAATCTTGATGGCGATGGGCATGTCAATGGTATCCCCGACGGTTATATCTGTACCTTTCAAACTATTTTTGTTTGTCGCTATTGATGGCTGGTCGAGATTGATGCACGGACTTGTGTTGAGTTACACGATACCGGGAGGTTAA